One Helianthus annuus cultivar XRQ/B chromosome 12, HanXRQr2.0-SUNRISE, whole genome shotgun sequence genomic region harbors:
- the LOC110892834 gene encoding protein transport protein Sec24-like CEF translates to MFIVPDVQDVYTPLQTDVIVQLSECHQHPDLLLESIPTMFENNKTVITIFLSTLSNMPFASFITQAAFLAMKSTGGKLLVFQSAKPMHNIGIGAFSAREAEGRTYICAGEKELHKLLQPVDETLKTMAIEFAKYQVSVDVFLTTQSYVNIAKFIIEN, encoded by the exons ATGTTCATAGTTCCCGACGTACAGGATGTTTACACTCCGCTTCAAACCGATGTTATTGTTCAACTATCCGAG TGTCATCAGCATCCAGATCTACTGCTGGAAAGCATCCCAACTATGTTTGAGAATAACAAAACAGTCATCACGATATTTTTGTCAACTTTAAGTAACATGCCTTTTGCTTCTTTTATCACTCAGGCTGCATTTTTGGCAATGAAGAGCACCGGAGGCAAACTTTTGGTATTTCAATCAGCCAAGCCCATGCATAATATTGGTATCGGGGCTTTTTCTGCTAGAGAAGCTGAAGGGAGAACATATATATGTGCCGGAGAGAAg GAACTTCATAAACTACTTCAACCAGTAGACGAGACTTTAAAGACTATGGCTATCGAATTTGCTAAGTACCAG GTCTCAGTCGATGTATTTCTTACTACTCAAAGTTATGTTAACATTGCTAAATTTATTATTGAAAACTAA
- the LOC110894846 gene encoding uncharacterized protein LOC110894846 — MALLGDDGRGYELARKLELQGVWRSWLGDDSMYANFVPFLSSPSSWESFMRTDDTRSRAQILLQLRARALLFDKACVSLFPRSNRSSPSSNSKLNPNYLQLHGDDVYYTLENPTQNVAQPSKVVQSKASFGVGSRYGVHEDDSMSQRIPESWYSQFFEKYRATKPYRLPSGDRESEKRTPEQMANYLRIVEKHKRSRAVFMEDNGMVRISCNLEDSDEGLFFPETTFSANSVPDSALPPTSSSQMDNVQNVKCNGVLDTLPPLMTKSPIMLERLGIRPEYLNMEQTGNNHDHRGSSGMKNNLSPEQAAEMSRKMVSRLLMDVGFDRATGGPLDIFGQLLGSHVSKLGRILKILSDGYKKECSAIELLKMFLQTIGHGNLAAFAEVVKDSTKNNVQQQTQMQQVQAMQSQLQLQNQANVRLPHQFPRQMHNQMVHPLQQQQQQMVHPLQQQQQWDRMRRRQPSTSRPVMNMGGHMNMDSDSQSQGQSQRSVVEVKLENPPEFPMDTNAAAAFSTMNYRNPQMQFRQQQFASISAFQAQSNNQFRPMASVQIPQLQPQAHSPNMGLVRAPPVKVEAFGELMGGDSSMKHDSDETKLTSPK, encoded by the exons ATGGCGTTACTCGGCGACGACGGTCGAGGGTACGAGCTAGCCCGGAAACTAGAACTGCAAGGCGTATGGAGATCGTGGCTGGGAGACGATTCAATGTACGCCAACTTCGTTCCCTTCTTATCATCACCCTCTTCCTGGGAATCCTTCATGAGGACCGACGACACCAGGTCTAGGGCTCAAATTCTCCTTCAACTTCGTGCACGCGCTTTACTCTTCGACAAAGCTTGCGTCTCGCTCTTCCCCCGCTCCAATCGCTCTTCTCCCTCTTCTAATTCCAAGCTCAATCCCAATT ATTTGCAGTTGCACGGGGATGATGTTTATTACACTCTGGAGAATCCTACACAAAATGTGGCGCAGCCATCCAAG GTGGTGCAATCAAAAGCAAGTTTTGGTGTTGGATCAAGGTATGGTGTGCATGAAGATGATAGTATGTCTCAAAGAATCCCAGAATCATGGTATAGCCAATTCTTTGAAAAGTATAGAGCTACCAAACCATACCGATTACCTTCAGGGGATCGAGAATCTGAAAAACGTACACCCGAGCAAATGGCTAATTATCTTAGAATTGTTGAAAAACATAAAAGAAGCCGTGCAGTTTTCATGGAAGACAATGGTATGGTCAGAATATCTTGTAATTTAGAAGACAGCGATGAAGGTTTATTCTTCCCCGAGACAACGTTTTCAGCAAACTCTGTACCCGATAGCGCTTTACCTCCTACTTCATCAAGTCAAATGGATAACGTGCAGAACGTAAAGTGCAACGGGGTTCTAGATACTTTACCGCCGCTAATGACCAAAAGCCCCATAATGTTAGAGAGACTCGGTATAAGACCTGAGTACCTTAATATGGAACAAACAGGGAACAACCATGATCATCGTGGATCATCTGGGATGAAAAATAATTTAAGTCCAGAACAAGCAGCAGAGATGTCACGAAAAATGGTTTCTCGTTTGTTAATGGATGTGGGGTTCGACCGGGCTACTGGTGGGCCGTTGGATATATTTGGTCAGTTATTAGGTTCTCATGTATCTAAATTAGGTCGTATTTTGAAAATTCTTTCCGATGGTTACAAGAAAGAGTGTTCAGCAATTGAACTACTAAAGATGTTCCTCCAAACAATTGGACATGG TAATCTTGCGGCTTTTGCTGAGGTGGTGAAAGATAGTACGAAGAACAATGTACAACAACAGACACAAATGCAACAAGTTCAGGCGATGCAGTCACAGTTACAATTGCAAAATCAAGCTAATGTTAGGCTACCCCATCAG TTTCCAAGGCAGATGCACAACCAGATGGTTCACCCGttacagcaacaacagcagcagatGGTTCACCCTTTACAACAACAGCAGCAGTGGGACCGAATGCGAAGACGGCAACCTTCAACCTCTCGTCCTGTCATGAATATGGGTGGTCACATGAATATGGATAGCGATAGTCAAAGTCAAGGTCAAAGTCAAAGATCTGTGGTTGAAGTCAAACTTGAAAACCCACCTGAGTTTCCTATGGACACTAATGCTGCCGCCGCCTTTTCAACAATGAACTACAGAAATCCCCAGATGCAATTCCGACAACAGCAATTCGCTTCAATCTCAGCCTTCCAAGCTCAATCCAACAATCAGTTTCGCCCCATGGCTTCTGTCCAAATTCCCCAACTCCAGCCACAAGCCCATTCACC GAACATGGGCCTGGTTAGAGCTCCACCTGTGAAAGTTGAAGCCTTTGGGGAACTGATGGGTGGGGATTCATCAATGAAGCATGATTCTGATGAAACTAAACTGACTTCCCCAAAGTAA